A segment of the Nilaparvata lugens isolate BPH chromosome X, ASM1435652v1, whole genome shotgun sequence genome:
CTCTTTTAATCCTTTTAGAAGCTGAAGAGTTTCTTCAGCAGCCAGAATCCTACATACAATGCTCTACAGCGGCTGAAACCATGTAGGCAGAATGTCATGAATTGACAGACTGGTTGACTTGGATCGATTTTATCTGTAGCCGTTCCAATTTTTGACGTTATCTTATTCATCTAAATATGCCCACggatcaagaaaatacttggcTGGTACAAGCTGGGGATGCAGTGTGAAGGCTCTGAAAACATCTAGCCTGGCACTAGTATATAGTGCAGCAGAATACTGTTCATCAGTATGGGAGCACAGCACTCATACTAAGAAAATAGACATCACCCTGAATGAGACGATGAGGAAATAAGTGGTACCATAAGACCCACTGAAACTGAGTGGTTGCCTGTCCTATGCAACATTGTTCCACCAGCattgagaagaaaagaaaggaTTTATCAGTTGATGAACCGCTTATCCTCCAGACAAGAGCTGCCACTGATGAAGGATATGCTGAATCCACCCCTTAAAAGATTGAGGTCTAGGCATTATCTCCGACTGACAGAAGTTGAGAGACAAGATATTATAGAATTGTGGCGGCAGGAATGGTTTCAGGTCAACATTAAGAATAAGACGTTGGTGGAAGACCCATCTGTGCCTTTGCCTGGAATAGATTTGAAAAGGAAACTTTGGTGCAGGTTGAATCGCTTTCGTACATCTGCAGGCAGGTAGCACAGACTACTTGGGGCATAGCCACTGACCCCCACTGCACCTGTGGAGATGTGCAGACGATGCAGCACTTGGTGGAAGACTGCCCACTGTATTCCTATGAAGGGGGACTCAGGGGTATTCACCTGGCGGATGAGCGTGCCATGTCATGGCTGGAGGGGACTGTGGGAGAGCTTGGCATTTGACCTACCAAAAATGAAGAAAGCCCGACGAGACatatttatgttgaatattataaaccCTATACGTTTGATTCATTAGTTTGTCTATATGTTGTTGTTTGTGTGTTTTATTAATAAACTGGGCCTGAAAAAAGCataagcatatatatatatatatatatatatatataggaaaATACTCATCCATCTCTTCTATGGAATTGTTATCCGAAATTGGTCGGcattcatttgtttcaatgttgGTTGTGTTGTTTAATGTTCAATGTCGGCAAATTTCAATGTTTGATAAGTTATCCGAAAATATATTAATGTCGACAAAATATTTAGTAGATGAAAGTAGTCAGTGTCAAAGAGAATTAAATATCACTGACCACAAGAATAAGTTGCCGACCAAACAATAGTAATGTATTAGTTCCTTACTTTGGGGGGAGTGTCACACCATTATTATGGAATGCTCatatgttttgataattttttctgtGAGTATTAGAATTACCAAAATGTCctaattatattgtatatattatcaattttgaaattataatgcaTAGTTCAACATTTTAGCGAATACAAGAGGTGGAATTCGAACTCACAATACTtttcaatttactgttattgatgttcattttatgttagaagcctctcgctgatggcAAAACATTCATGATGCACATGTACGTGTGTGAGCATGATaaacatgttcatcatgcaaatttgtcatcagcgagagtcTTCGAACAAAACTCAGCTGTTTGACAGCTTGTAGGATCGATAGCGTCATGTCAAAAGTAatacaaaaaacaaaactaaaaaaaaataattcatcaagattgtagtaatcaaattcaaatcgaAAATTGAATATCATTCAAGGCCTTGGTCTTCAACTTAATGGCACTTTAGCCAGGTAGCATTTGAGACAGGTCATGATTCAGAAATTCCTAGACATCGTAATAAGTCCTGGTTCTCAGGAACCCGGTCACAACTCTCTCAACACGCTGAGGTCCAACTGCTTCACCCCTGCAGGCAGCCTGTTCAAGTAGCATAGAGTTGAACTCCTATAGCATACCCGCAATCTCTGGATGCGCATCCTGGGGACATGAAACAGCACTCGATGCCTAGTGTTGTGGTGATGCACATCAGTCAGAGTCAAATTTTGATGATTCTTCTTGGCGTACATAAGGCAGAGAAGGAGGAAGTGACTGATTACAGTAAGAATACCCAGCTTAGCAAAAATAGGCTTGCAATGAGCAAGATTTCGCTTGCAGTAATGATCCTGGCAGCCCGTTTTTGCAGCTTTAGTATGTCCACAACTTTGGCTGAATGACCTCACATGAGTAGAGACCGTAGAAAGTGGAAAAGTGCATGATACATCATTACCTCCGTTACATATCCCCTCAGCTCAAGCAAAAGAAAACAGATTCGGGACAGTGCCTTGGTCACTTGCTGAATGTGGATGGCCCAGCCGAGCTTTAAATCCAGCCTGAAGCCCAGCAGCTTCACAGGCTCCTGATCATGACGCGACAAACTGCAGATGATGTTATGTCTTGCTCTCATTTAGCCGGAAACGATTTACCAGGAACCAAGACCGCAGATTCTCTGTCGACCTCTCCAACACCTGCTGAAGGTCAATGCCAGGTGACAGCAACGATGTATCATCAGCAAGATGCACCATTGTCATCTAGGTCGTTGATCATCACGATGAACGAATTGGCCCCAGAAGTGAACCCTGAAGTACCCCAAAACTCACAAGGAGTGGACAGGAAGCAGCCAACGACACCAACTGTGTTGGGTATGACTCCAAGATGTTCAGAGCAGAGTCCACAACCCCATAGTAGCGAAGCTTCTTGATCAGCATCAGCATGTGAGGGTCAATACAATCAAACGCTCAGCTCAAATCACAAAATGTAAGTGCCAGAGACTCACCATCCTCAAACACTGAACCAATTTTCTCAGCCACTCTATTCACTGCATCAACAGTTGAACTCTCTCTACAAAAACCAAACTGCATACTTGAGAAAAGGTTGTTTCTCTCAAAAAGCTCCTCTTGTTGGGGTtcaattataatgatacaaacATAATTCAACCTTAAATTGGGTATTGAAGGAGAaatgaacaacaaaaaatcaaagatacaaaaacctatctcaaaaaattatattcgaagcctttcgctgaGATGACACAACATTGGTCAATCTTAGGTAGACTTAAGGTCTACTCTAAGGTAGAATGTGTACCTGACGGTTGCCGTTTTTGCCACAAAGCGGAGATGTAAGCTGACATAAGGCTTAACACGTAAATATCAatcactataattatattcttattcatgaaaattgagaaattttctcaatttattgaatatatgcAAGGTATcatgaatgaatacatttttcaacagaCCTGTTTTGCACATCTATTGGCGTAATCCATTCTAGATAGAATTTGTCTGCATTCGCTCCAATGATACTGCATGTAACATTCAAGGTATCATCAATTCGTTTGAAAAGGAATTCAGTAGTCGACATCAGAGGAAGTATTTTGATTTGAGGATAATGGTCAGTCAAAGAAGAGTCTCCATCCGTACCTGAAAAGTGTTATAGAAATCAATTATAATCTTGCTTATAATTTGTAGATAAATGCTGCTACAGATAACAAACATCATACCGGTACTCGTGAATGCATAATTAAGCCAAATGGGCCAGAATACACAGTGAGCGATCATAGGTGTAAACAGGCGTCTCTAGACGCGTGGTTAGAGCCGTCACGGctagagcacataacctataattaaTTGGATTTTATGTTGTATGAACGTTAAGACGGCAGATGTATTAGAAATGTTGGCTACTATATTGCTTTacgatgatttttaattatttaaaaatattgttgacattctgagccttcaggctaaacatggggtcgctgagaacgaatctgcaatcagaatttctctaccacgaaaaataacgaaaaaacccagctgttgatcttccggcaactgTTAACattcatcctgcaatgcggccgaaacacttccaagccagacacccatctcaaatgacaacaacgccaagctgtgagaaaccatcctgcactgcggcgctaggttaaggTAGAATGTGTACCTGACGGTTGCCGTTTTTGCCACAACGCGGAGATGTAAGCTGACATAAGGCTTAACACGTAAATATCAatcactataattatattcttattcatgaaaattgagaaattttctcaatttattgaatatatgcAAGGTATcatgaatgaatacatttttcaacagaCCTGTTTTGCACATCTATTGGCGTAATCCATTCTAGATAGAATTTGTCTGCATTCGCTCCAATGATACTGCATGTAACATTCAAGGTATCATCAATTCGTTTGAAAAGGAATTCAGTAGTCGACATCAGAGGAAGTATTTTGATTTCAGGATAATGGTCAGTCAAAGAAGAGTCTCCATCCGTACCTGAAAAGTGTTATAGAAATCAATTATAATCTTGCTTATAATTTGTAGATAAATGCTGCTACAGATAACAAACATCATACCGGTACTCGTGAAATGCATAATTAAGCCAAATGGGCCAGAATACACAGTGAGCGATCATAGGTGTAAACAGGCGTCTCTAGACGCGTAGTTAGAGCCGTCACGGctagagcacataacctataaattaatTGGATTTTTATGTTGTATGAACGTTAAGATGGCAGATGTATTAGAAATGTTGGCTACTATATTGCTTTTACGATttatatctaatgaatttataggttatgtactCAAGCCGTGACGGTTCTAATCACGCGTCAAGAGACACCTGCTTATAGCTGCGCGTCTCGATACACCTCTAAGGAATTGCACATTAAGACCGCTCTAATCTCAAATCGCTCTCTGTGAGTCATGGGCCTAAAGGTGCGTTCAAATTTTCTTGAATTCAAAGTATGAAGCAAAAGAAAACTAAGTATGAAGAAGAAAACTTTGAGATTAATAAGTTTTTTTACTTCAAAATCATAtacttttgaggttatgatatggtcaagttttcctaaccttgagccaactcctctgaatatgattcatgagttatAAAATCGCTTCCCCGTGGTtcagaacccacctaaaactgtaggtctattcatctctcattaaCATCCGCattattacccacgcacaagcctagagctcatgtgggtatCACCCTCACTTTAGGTGTAGTGTTAGTAGTGatcgaaaaaataaaaatcctacCCTACcaagtaatatttttttcaatatcaataatccaagacacaaaaaaattaaaaatttgtacAACAAAATTGTCAAATAGTAATGAATTAAATAGcagtaattattgaaacaaggtccacttaataaatataatataagtagGCGATACCAGTATTTCCAACACAAGTCAAAACAAAGCTGTTATAGTTAAACAGATGACCACTGAAGCTATTCAAAAAAATCTCTAACATTATAACGACATCTTTCTATAAGAAAGCCTTTTATGTGTGTGATCAAACTGGATTTACAGAAGGTAAACCAAAACTATTTTAGCACGCATAATAAATACGAATTTGATAAGGAGGTAGGACTACTTACATCAATATAATGAAAGGTTGgtttttgataaatattatactAGGCTATCGCTCACTCATGTTAGgcaacaaaaaattattgataaatgttGATAGTGATAGAAAAGTACGTACTTCTTGAAAAACATTGTTAGGCTAGCTACAATATAATTCATGCAAGATGGAGACTGACCAACGCCAATATGTTCCAATTATAACTTTATCAGATACAGATCAACATTCAAGTGAATAAGAAAAATGGCGACGTTAATCATTTTATTCGTAGATTATATCAAGCGAATTGAATGGGTATAATTTACAaagttgtattttgtattacTTTAAATAAAGTAAGATGATGCTTTGTTAGCCATGCTAAGTAGCTATGGCGTATTGGGCAAGTGAAACTTtgttataaaaatacaaaatatgggttgtataattaattcatattaccTCCAGCTGTAGAGTACAGAGCAGAGAGTAAAAAAAGGAAAAGTACCATAATGGATCATGGCTATccaatattgtttattgttgtaTGTTTAGTGTACtaaattcttgaaaatgaaaagtgaaaacTCCTTGTCCGCCATTTTGAGTTTGGAGTTTGAGGCACTTTGAGGCTTGAGCTTGGAAACAAAACACTTGGTCACAAAACCGTATTGCGCATGCACTAGTGTGTAGTTGGtgagcagcttctctttgtctcagaaacagagtaacagccagcaacagtcacagttataacatattcaaaagtattctttgagtatctatagtgaggttcacgttataatggtagtgtatgatttgcaatggtgttgctatccttgtctatcgttctacaaatgtgaaagagttggtggttagtttttatttaggttatatttaataatgttatattaggatgggttaggtttttgctttaaaattgcaatatgctagaagggctAGGGTCTaagtagagttatgttttttgatgttttaaaggtgaaaggataggttagggggttgggattttgctttgaaccacatgtttgtgaacatgttcatgaaatgaaccacatgtttgtgaacatgttcatgaaatgaaccacatgtttgtgaacatgttcatgaaatgaaccacatgtaaTTGGGGTAAGTTCTTCCAGGAAGTTGGCTCAAACATTGAAGACTCAGTTTTGGATGGTTTTACCCAATCATGTGTTGAAACAGAAAATGACTCAAGCCATATTGAAAAGATGGTTGTTGCTCCTTTCACAGAAACAGAAATTCTCGAAATTATTGATTCCCTGAAGAGTAAGAGGGCAACTGGTCTTGATGGGATCTCAACTGTTGTTATAAAAAGTTGTAAAAAGTATTTAATTGCTCCATTAACAGTATTGGTGAATAAGTCCTTGGAGTGTGGTGTATTTCCTCAGAAATTGAAAGAGTCGAAGATAGTACCAATCCACAAGAGTGGCGAAGAAAATctggcaaataattttcgaCCAATCACCATAGGGAATGCACTGGGTAAAATCTATGAAAAAGCAATGTTGATTCGTTTTGTGGAGCATTTGTTTCGAAATGGAATTTTGTCATCCGAGCAACATggatttcagaaggataaatcaACCAGGTCAGCCATTGCGTCTCTTGTGGAGAATGTAATAGATAGAATGGATAATGGTGGAAGGGCAGTGGGAGTTTTTCTCGATATGAGCAAGCATTCGATTGTGTGGACCACACtatcttgttgaaaaagttggaATATGTGGGAGTTACTGATGTGGAGCTTGagtggttcaaatcctatcttGTGGGTAGAAgtcagtgtgtggagatgactAGAGAAGAAAATgggcaaaaaattaaatacagaTCAAATaatcttagaataaaaacaggTGTACCACAGGGTTCGATCCTCGgaccattattattcattttatatgtTAACGATTTACCACAAATAATAACAAGTGGTAAGGTTTTGATGTATGCTGACGACACATCCTACATTTGTAGTGCAAAGGATGCagaaaaattagaattagataCTTTTGTCAATGTACATGCCATAGCCCAATTCCTCagtcaacataacctcaaagtgAACGAGACTAAAACACAGTTCTTGCAGTTcaaacatagaaataattatagagatCTTGAAGAGATAAACGTTCAAATAAATGGAGTGAATGTTGAACAACCTCTGTCTGTGAAATTTCTAGGTGTCTTGCTGGACCAGAACTTGTCTTGGGATAGCTATATTGATCATTTGTGCTGTAAAATATCATCTGGAGTGTTTGCACTCAGGCAGATTTCAAGATTAAGTACTGGGAACACTATCTTAACATGTACAGTATATCATGCCCTCATAATGTCACATATTCGGTATGCAATATTGGTTTGGGGGGGctccagtctcaaaaatttagatagaatCTTTAGAATGCAAAAGAGAGCTGTGAGAGCGATTAAAGGTCTTAAGCCATTAGAGTCC
Coding sequences within it:
- the LOC120354878 gene encoding uncharacterized protein LOC120354878 isoform X2; this encodes MVLFLFLLSALYSTAGGTDGDSSLTDHYPQIKILPLMSTTEFLFKRIDDTLNVTCSIIGANADKFYLEWITPIDVQNRYENWNHKLLKTNSLNLYMDALEEIDAGNYTCMASLPSTNVTLQKHFFLKINNSKLL
- the LOC120354878 gene encoding uncharacterized protein LOC120354878 isoform X4 — encoded protein: MVLFLFLLSALYSTAGGTDGDSSLTDHYPEIKILPLMSTTEFLFKRIDDTLNVTCSIIGANADKFYLEWITPIDVQNRYENWNHKLLKTNSLNLYMDALEEIDAGNYTCMASLPSTNVTLQKHFFLKINNSKLL
- the LOC120354878 gene encoding uncharacterized protein LOC120354878 isoform X1, producing the protein MVLFLFLLSALYSTAGGTDGDSSLTDHYPQIKILPLMSTTEFLFKRIDDTLNVTCSIIGANADKFYLEWITPIDVQNSFYSRYENWNHKLLKTNSLNLYMDALEEIDAGNYTCMASLPSTNVTLQKHFFLKINNSKLL